The Candidatus Manganitrophus noduliformans genome includes a window with the following:
- a CDS encoding helix-turn-helix domain-containing protein, producing MKKPIRKQLGARIKEIRKARGLSQEDLAERVGIEAKHLSRIEVGGSYPSLDRLAKLAKALNIEMKDFFEFAHESGNSSELREVLNSLMKEATEEQLKIAVKVLRAILI from the coding sequence ATGAAAAAACCAATCAGAAAGCAGCTCGGAGCCAGGATCAAAGAGATTCGGAAAGCGAGGGGGTTGTCACAAGAGGATCTCGCCGAAAGGGTCGGAATCGAAGCCAAACACCTCAGCCGAATCGAGGTGGGTGGAAGCTATCCCTCTTTGGATAGGCTGGCGAAACTGGCCAAGGCATTGAATATCGAAATGAAGGACTTTTTTGAATTCGCTCATGAGTCCGGAAATTCCAGTGAGTTGAGAGAGGTGTTGAACAGTTTGATGAAGGAGGCGACCGAGGAGCAGTTGAAGATTGCGGTAAAGGTTTTAAGGGCGATTCTAATATAA
- a CDS encoding TonB-dependent receptor plug domain-containing protein yields MLSKAEEVKDEDGTWESELKTTGFYNELALLASENRVFTASKRVEAIRTAPTAVSVVSSDHLRPLSARYLPQVLRLFPGIDVLQITRTEFTVGIRGFANRGNFRPRDVLVLVDGRTVYDDFSGSVEWETLDIFPQDVGKIEVLRGAASAIHGANAARSVINIITRPPEALPPFESNTSFAGREGFRQRIAAGSSEGLYKWKVTGGYDQAEIWDRFADISLSDDQGARTWRFNTVVAKELSGGAELRLGGGTNRGELLQTTTSGILLRNDQSTDHLRLEYEHPSYSIRSYWNHRKIDSNDPETGEFVSTRTQNLYDLEAVHRVIRFGRSSFSWGGTVRFTEVKADSIGGEEGQVTAGLFLDEQYNVTDRLLLRLAGRLDYHEEAGYQFSPRAGLSYQIHPKHMLKAAVNVGYRNPTLADNFLDLAILEGPDATVFIKGNRDLKPEESIWYEAGYLGRFVPGLTLGLDLFYVVTDRFIRAAFVPPDTLTFVNSNDKVEGGGGELWGQYELTSSLRLIANYGYRKFRENGVENRATAPNQVNAGLLYSDRLTGALTVHYRDRAEWPFPSGPDFSPVQEAYYTLNLFLGYQFTKSLGGQIEAYNFTNRKHRELPALGEEIPMELIFTINYRV; encoded by the coding sequence ATGTTATCGAAAGCGGAAGAGGTAAAGGATGAGGATGGAACCTGGGAATCCGAGTTGAAAACGACGGGCTTTTATAACGAACTCGCTCTCCTCGCCTCCGAGAATCGCGTTTTCACCGCATCGAAGCGGGTCGAAGCGATCCGGACGGCGCCGACGGCTGTTTCTGTGGTCTCCTCGGATCACCTTCGGCCGCTCAGCGCGAGGTATCTCCCCCAGGTCCTCCGCCTCTTTCCCGGGATCGATGTCCTTCAAATCACCAGGACCGAATTCACGGTTGGCATACGGGGCTTTGCTAATCGGGGCAATTTCCGTCCAAGGGATGTCCTGGTCCTGGTAGACGGCCGGACGGTCTATGATGACTTTTCGGGAAGCGTGGAGTGGGAAACGCTCGACATCTTTCCGCAAGATGTGGGGAAGATCGAGGTTCTCCGGGGGGCGGCGTCGGCCATCCACGGGGCGAACGCGGCCAGAAGCGTCATCAACATCATCACGAGACCACCGGAGGCCCTCCCGCCGTTCGAGTCAAACACCTCCTTCGCCGGGCGTGAAGGTTTTCGTCAGCGGATCGCGGCAGGCTCATCGGAGGGGCTTTATAAATGGAAGGTGACCGGCGGTTACGACCAGGCGGAGATCTGGGATCGTTTCGCGGATATCTCTTTGTCCGATGATCAGGGAGCTCGGACCTGGCGCTTCAATACGGTGGTCGCGAAGGAACTCTCCGGAGGGGCCGAACTGAGGTTGGGGGGCGGGACGAACAGGGGAGAGCTTCTTCAGACGACGACCTCCGGGATCCTTCTTCGCAACGATCAATCGACCGATCATCTCCGGCTGGAGTACGAGCATCCGTCGTATTCGATCCGATCGTACTGGAACCACCGCAAGATCGATTCGAATGATCCGGAAACCGGAGAGTTCGTGAGTACCCGGACGCAAAACCTCTACGATCTCGAAGCGGTCCATCGGGTCATTCGGTTCGGGAGGAGCAGCTTCTCCTGGGGCGGGACGGTCCGGTTCACCGAGGTCAAGGCCGACAGCATCGGGGGCGAAGAAGGCCAGGTCACGGCCGGCCTCTTTCTGGATGAGCAGTACAACGTAACCGATCGTCTCCTCCTCCGACTGGCCGGCCGCCTGGACTATCATGAGGAGGCAGGATATCAATTTTCTCCTCGGGCGGGGCTCTCCTATCAGATCCATCCGAAGCATATGCTGAAGGCCGCCGTCAATGTCGGTTACCGGAATCCGACCCTGGCGGACAACTTTCTCGATCTTGCGATTCTGGAGGGGCCCGACGCGACGGTCTTCATCAAGGGGAACAGAGATCTGAAGCCGGAGGAATCGATCTGGTACGAGGCCGGGTATCTCGGGCGGTTTGTCCCCGGCCTGACGCTGGGGCTCGATCTCTTTTATGTCGTCACCGACCGCTTCATTCGGGCGGCGTTCGTTCCCCCCGACACCCTCACCTTCGTCAATTCAAACGACAAGGTCGAAGGCGGAGGAGGGGAGTTATGGGGACAATATGAGCTGACCTCCTCCCTCCGTCTGATCGCGAATTACGGTTATCGTAAATTCCGCGAGAACGGGGTCGAGAACAGGGCGACCGCGCCGAACCAGGTAAACGCGGGGCTTCTCTACAGCGACCGGCTGACGGGGGCGCTGACGGTGCATTACCGGGATCGGGCCGAGTGGCCGTTCCCCAGCGGTCCGGATTTCTCGCCGGTTCAGGAGGCCTACTATACCCTGAATCTCTTCCTGGGCTATCAATTCACGAAGAGCCTGGGCGGGCAGATCGAGGCCTACAACTTCACCAACAGGAAACACCGTGAACTTCCCGCGCTCGGGGAAGAGATACCGATGGAGCTGATATTCACGATCAATTACCGAGTCTGA
- a CDS encoding M1 family metallopeptidase, with amino-acid sequence MKIRSGYLFIILFFLSACAGQRSSRPTPSIAGEFQNEAVRGNTIRHHDLTLHLELSSGQIRVVDEIEMFVVAADVKLHLNKAMQIESIAYRDQPLQHAVVETDKEERDTVAVRLPEESVGKTVKITVRYHGSFPPIDFSDARHRGTEVRAYINKDAALLLSNAHWYLRIPEQTALITYDLKVHSPAGQEVISAGEKIPPGGFISKRDYTLFRMRRPTDEINLVSGPYHVKKQQAGSIALYTFFTKEDPELEKIYFEAMKAHLKTFQERFGPYPYEAMSVVATPLMEGLGFPGFTLIGERLLRIPNLPQTSLGHEILHNWFGNGVYVDIDQGNWSEGLVTYLIDHHFSIERQGGAAARRGLLEHYSIYTRSGPEPSLTDFQERETPEQMAVGYEKGAFVFGMLERQLGRDRFDQALRRLAKERMFRAASWRDLQSVFESASGGSLDEFFRQWIYGAGAPTLRIEKANLSPDRREASLTLISEPPFRYEVPIEIKTDGETITTVVAVNGSPQTVILKAPSTIQAVTVDPDYIVLRKLLSEELPTTIASVLETDAELPVVFSEALSEEERGIYEYFLEVSEIRYREIRRVEEAEGPTLLMGPPSETGEIGGWSPQGVPWKWEGGSLAIEGARVAGGKEAAVLAWRGPKGSDQPVVWIVGYSRDGFGSLAMRLGYFTASSYVLLREGKSPFRGEWKSNERPLHVSFSQG; translated from the coding sequence ATGAAGATTCGATCAGGTTACCTTTTCATCATTCTTTTTTTTCTTTCGGCCTGTGCAGGTCAACGTTCTTCTCGACCGACCCCTTCGATTGCGGGGGAATTCCAAAACGAGGCGGTCCGGGGAAATACGATCCGCCACCACGATCTGACGCTTCATCTGGAGCTTTCCTCCGGCCAGATACGCGTGGTGGATGAAATCGAGATGTTCGTGGTCGCCGCCGATGTCAAGTTGCATCTCAATAAAGCGATGCAGATCGAGTCGATCGCTTACCGGGATCAACCCCTGCAGCATGCCGTCGTCGAAACGGACAAGGAAGAGAGGGACACGGTCGCCGTCCGGCTTCCGGAGGAGTCGGTCGGGAAGACCGTCAAAATCACTGTGAGATATCACGGGAGCTTTCCCCCGATCGATTTCAGCGATGCACGCCACCGCGGGACCGAAGTGCGGGCCTACATCAACAAAGATGCCGCGTTGTTGCTCTCGAACGCCCATTGGTATCTAAGAATCCCGGAACAGACGGCCCTGATCACCTACGACCTGAAGGTCCACTCGCCGGCCGGACAGGAGGTGATCAGCGCCGGAGAGAAGATTCCTCCGGGCGGATTCATTTCAAAGAGGGACTATACGCTCTTCAGAATGCGCCGGCCGACCGATGAGATCAATCTTGTCAGCGGACCCTATCATGTCAAGAAACAACAGGCCGGATCGATCGCGCTCTATACCTTCTTTACAAAAGAAGATCCTGAACTGGAGAAGATCTATTTCGAGGCCATGAAGGCGCACCTCAAGACGTTTCAGGAGCGATTCGGCCCCTATCCCTATGAGGCGATGTCGGTGGTGGCGACCCCGCTCATGGAGGGGTTGGGATTCCCCGGCTTCACCTTGATCGGTGAGAGGCTCCTGCGCATCCCGAATCTACCTCAGACCAGTCTGGGCCACGAGATCCTCCACAACTGGTTCGGGAACGGCGTTTATGTCGATATCGATCAGGGCAACTGGTCGGAGGGGCTGGTGACCTATCTGATCGATCATCACTTCTCGATCGAGCGGCAGGGGGGTGCCGCGGCGCGGCGGGGGCTGCTGGAGCACTATTCCATCTACACACGATCCGGCCCGGAGCCTAGCCTGACCGACTTTCAGGAAAGGGAGACCCCGGAGCAGATGGCGGTCGGCTATGAGAAGGGGGCGTTCGTCTTCGGGATGCTCGAACGGCAACTGGGCCGGGATCGTTTCGATCAGGCCTTGCGGCGTCTGGCGAAAGAGAGAATGTTCCGGGCGGCGTCATGGAGGGATCTGCAATCGGTATTTGAATCGGCCTCTGGAGGTTCGCTGGACGAGTTTTTCCGCCAATGGATCTACGGCGCGGGCGCCCCGACCCTCCGGATCGAAAAGGCGAATCTTAGTCCGGATCGACGCGAGGCATCCCTCACGTTGATCTCCGAACCGCCTTTCCGATACGAGGTGCCGATCGAGATCAAGACGGATGGCGAGACGATCACAACGGTTGTCGCGGTGAACGGCTCTCCGCAGACGGTGATATTGAAGGCCCCTTCGACGATTCAGGCCGTGACTGTCGATCCGGACTATATCGTTCTTCGAAAGCTCCTTTCCGAAGAGCTGCCAACGACGATCGCCTCCGTTTTGGAGACCGATGCGGAGCTTCCGGTCGTCTTCTCGGAGGCCCTCAGCGAGGAAGAGCGCGGGATCTACGAGTATTTCTTGGAGGTCTCCGAGATCAGATATCGCGAGATCCGAAGGGTGGAGGAGGCGGAAGGTCCGACCCTCCTGATGGGGCCCCCTTCAGAAACCGGAGAGATCGGAGGGTGGTCGCCCCAAGGGGTCCCCTGGAAATGGGAGGGGGGATCGCTCGCGATCGAAGGGGCCAGGGTGGCTGGCGGGAAAGAGGCGGCCGTCCTGGCCTGGCGGGGTCCGAAGGGGAGCGATCAGCCGGTCGTCTGGATCGTCGGATACAGCCGTGACGGCTTCGGGTCGTTGGCGATGCGGTTGGGATACTTTACGGCGTCGAGCTATGTGCTGCTCCGCGAGGGGAAGTCGCCGTTCCGGGGAGAGTGGAAGTCGAACGAAAGGCCGCTCCACGTCTCGTTTTCTCAGGGATAG